The Pseudomonas sp. G2-4 genome window below encodes:
- the rpiA gene encoding ribose-5-phosphate isomerase RpiA encodes MTQDQLKQAVAQAAVDLILPKLDDKSIVGVGTGSTANCFIDALAQHKGAFDGAVASSEATAARLKGHGIPVYELNTVSDLEFYIDGADESDAHLNLIKGGGAALTREKIVAAVAKTFICIADASKLVPVLGAFPLPVEVIPMARSHVARQLVKLGGDPVYREGVLTDNGNIILDVYNLQITNPVELESQINAIVGVVTNGLFAARPADVLLLGTLEGVKTLRAE; translated from the coding sequence ATGACCCAGGATCAACTCAAACAGGCCGTGGCCCAGGCCGCCGTCGACCTCATCCTCCCGAAACTGGATGACAAGAGCATCGTCGGGGTCGGCACCGGCTCTACGGCCAACTGCTTCATCGACGCGCTGGCGCAACACAAAGGCGCGTTCGACGGCGCGGTTGCCAGCTCCGAAGCCACCGCTGCGCGGCTCAAGGGTCATGGGATACCGGTGTACGAGCTCAACACCGTGAGCGACCTGGAGTTCTACATCGATGGCGCCGACGAAAGCGACGCGCACCTGAACCTGATCAAGGGCGGCGGCGCGGCCCTGACCCGTGAGAAAATCGTCGCGGCCGTGGCCAAGACTTTCATCTGCATCGCCGATGCCAGCAAGCTGGTGCCGGTGCTCGGCGCGTTTCCGCTGCCGGTGGAAGTGATCCCGATGGCCCGCAGCCACGTCGCTCGTCAACTGGTGAAGCTGGGCGGCGACCCGGTGTACCGCGAAGGCGTGTTGACCGATAACGGCAATATCATCCTGGATGTGTACAACCTGCAGATCACCAACCCGGTAGAACTGGAAAGCCAGATCAACGCTATTGTTGGCGTGGTCACCAATGGTCTGTTCGCGGCGCGTCCGGCGGATGTGCTGTTGCTGGGGACCCTTGAAGGGGTGAAGACCCTGCGGGCTGAATAA
- a CDS encoding SdiA-regulated domain-containing protein, with product MAKPQALSSTKPVRRSRFALPWYAWSLLALAAAYGLAFAMHWDDRGLLWLSEHLQSPAQRQESTWLPDYHAVIDAKPLPGMEKDEASDLTYNPQTKTLFAVMGKNPFLAELSLQGDVLRKMPLVGWGNPEGVAYMENGLLAITDERKHSLTIVHVDASTRELNKADFPRYDLGPSKNQNKGFEAIVWDPRNQQLILGEERPPALFTWKSDGSQLLNGDKQIHTSNELDLRNLSALAMDPRTGHLLVLSADSHLLLELDEKGEQVSFMTLLGGFNGLKDTIPRAEGVTIDEAGNLYMVSEPNLFYRFEKQP from the coding sequence ATGGCCAAACCCCAAGCACTGTCTTCCACGAAACCTGTCCGCCGCTCTCGCTTCGCCCTGCCTTGGTACGCCTGGTCGCTACTGGCGCTGGCTGCCGCCTACGGCCTGGCGTTTGCGATGCATTGGGATGACCGGGGCCTGCTTTGGCTATCGGAACACCTTCAGAGCCCGGCCCAGCGCCAGGAAAGTACCTGGCTGCCGGACTACCACGCCGTGATCGACGCCAAGCCGCTACCAGGCATGGAGAAGGACGAAGCGTCCGATTTGACCTACAACCCGCAAACCAAAACCCTGTTCGCCGTCATGGGCAAAAATCCGTTCCTGGCGGAGCTGAGCCTGCAAGGCGACGTGCTGCGCAAGATGCCGCTGGTAGGCTGGGGCAATCCCGAAGGCGTGGCCTATATGGAGAACGGCCTGCTGGCCATTACCGATGAGCGAAAACACTCCCTGACGATCGTCCACGTTGATGCCAGTACCCGCGAACTGAACAAAGCCGACTTCCCCCGCTACGATCTCGGCCCATCAAAAAACCAGAACAAGGGCTTCGAAGCGATCGTCTGGGACCCGCGCAACCAGCAACTGATACTCGGAGAGGAACGTCCGCCTGCGCTGTTCACCTGGAAAAGCGACGGCAGCCAACTGCTCAACGGTGACAAGCAGATCCATACCAGCAATGAATTGGACCTGCGCAACCTCTCGGCCCTGGCGATGGACCCGCGCACCGGCCATTTGCTGGTGCTCTCGGCCGACTCCCATCTGCTGCTGGAGCTGGACGAAAAAGGCGAGCAGGTCAGTTTCATGACGCTGCTGGGCGGCTTCAACGGCCTGAAGGACACGATCCCCCGCGCCGAAGGCGTCACCATCGATGAGGCTGGCAACCTCTACATGGTCAGTGAACCGAACCTGTTCTATCGTTTTGAAAAACAACCTTGA
- a CDS encoding SdiA-regulated domain-containing protein: MRRLARPKPLILILLISALIASIAVGQYLRLFERAWFNLNTLWRPLSEQSIGLDQYRVTVEAREIEGLDDDVSALTFDPVRESLFTVTNKNAELIELSLDGKILRRVALIGFGDPEAVEFISEDTYVITDERQQRLIKIHLDDDTQFLDAAEAEQMTLGVHMKGNKGFEGLAYDSVGKRLFVAKERDPMLIYEVHGFPHHNPEKSYAVHVINNPKRDAGLFVRDLSSLQYDERSGHLLALSDESRLIIELDIDGRPLSTLSLSKGRQGLQKTVPQAEGVAMDDDGNLYVVSEPNLFYVFKKPQP, translated from the coding sequence ATGCGTCGACTCGCCCGCCCCAAACCCTTGATTTTAATACTCTTGATCAGCGCACTGATCGCCTCGATCGCTGTGGGGCAGTACCTGCGCCTGTTCGAGCGCGCCTGGTTCAATCTCAATACCCTCTGGCGCCCCCTCAGCGAACAGTCCATCGGCCTGGATCAATACCGGGTTACGGTGGAGGCGCGGGAGATCGAAGGTCTGGACGACGACGTGTCGGCACTGACATTCGACCCGGTACGCGAGAGTCTTTTCACCGTCACCAACAAGAATGCCGAACTGATCGAGTTGTCACTGGACGGCAAGATCCTGCGGCGCGTGGCGCTGATCGGCTTCGGTGATCCTGAGGCGGTGGAGTTCATCAGCGAAGACACGTACGTGATCACGGACGAGCGCCAGCAACGGCTGATCAAGATTCACCTCGACGACGACACCCAATTCCTCGACGCAGCCGAAGCCGAGCAAATGACCCTTGGCGTGCACATGAAAGGTAACAAGGGATTCGAAGGGCTGGCCTACGACTCGGTGGGCAAACGCCTGTTCGTGGCCAAGGAGCGCGACCCGATGCTGATTTATGAAGTGCACGGTTTTCCCCATCACAATCCGGAAAAATCCTACGCGGTTCATGTGATCAACAACCCCAAGCGCGATGCCGGTCTGTTCGTGCGTGACCTCTCGAGCCTGCAATACGACGAACGCAGCGGCCATTTGCTGGCGCTGTCCGATGAGTCGCGGTTGATTATCGAGCTGGATATCGACGGTCGGCCGTTAAGCACGCTTTCGCTGAGCAAGGGTCGCCAAGGCTTGCAGAAAACCGTGCCTCAGGCCGAAGGCGTCGCCATGGATGACGACGGCAACTTGTATGTGGTGAGCGAGCCGAATCTGTTTTATGTGTTCAAGAAGCCGCAGCCTTGA
- a CDS encoding fumarylacetoacetate hydrolase family protein produces MSYQHQYVDGTRIHFPLGKVVCIGRNYAEHAKELDNPVPTEPLLFIKPGSCVVPLEGGFSIPADRGSVHYEAEIAVLIGKPLSTRPSVEEVLDAISGFAPALDLTLRDKQAELKAKGLPWEVAKSFDGAAVIAPFVSNATFADLTDIPVRLTINGEVRQDGNSSLMLNPIVPMIQYMAGCFSLQAGDVILTGTPAGVGPLNVGDELVLELPGASRFESSVR; encoded by the coding sequence ATGAGCTATCAGCACCAGTATGTCGACGGTACCCGTATTCATTTCCCGCTGGGGAAAGTGGTGTGTATTGGCCGTAACTACGCCGAGCATGCCAAGGAACTGGATAACCCGGTCCCCACCGAACCCTTGCTGTTCATCAAGCCGGGCAGTTGTGTGGTGCCATTGGAAGGCGGTTTCAGCATTCCTGCCGACCGCGGTTCGGTGCACTACGAAGCAGAAATCGCCGTGCTGATCGGCAAGCCGCTGTCGACCCGCCCCAGTGTGGAAGAAGTGCTGGACGCCATCTCCGGCTTCGCCCCGGCCCTGGACCTGACCCTGCGGGACAAGCAGGCCGAACTCAAGGCCAAGGGCCTGCCCTGGGAAGTCGCCAAGTCCTTCGATGGCGCGGCGGTAATCGCACCGTTCGTGTCCAACGCCACCTTTGCCGACCTGACGGACATCCCCGTTCGCCTGACCATCAACGGTGAAGTGCGCCAGGACGGCAACAGCAGCCTGATGCTCAACCCCATCGTGCCGATGATCCAGTACATGGCCGGCTGCTTCTCGCTGCAAGCGGGCGACGTGATCCTCACCGGCACCCCGGCGGGCGTCGGGCCGCTGAATGTGGGTGATGAACTGGTGCTGGAATTGCCGGGGGCGAGCCGCTTCGAAAGCAGCGTTCGTTAA